The proteins below are encoded in one region of Hordeum vulgare subsp. vulgare chromosome 3H, MorexV3_pseudomolecules_assembly, whole genome shotgun sequence:
- the LOC123440241 gene encoding uncharacterized protein LOC123440241 isoform X1, with protein MEELRRAPSPSPSMEELRRAPSSSMEELRRPPEFDHMFTDEAWARMSEDTRRRIVAISCRVEPEPTQEELEAEREDWEAVLQGRHYADECADDDEDGKTMPKTTTEQTVDTRPLNHHISKQTLSRDIRKSKAFRWYGDHQLHLLHGPSPPVPGPMRYASCEFGGDDRCPHNPVPMLQFLDVMVELYTKSYCFTKFMRDNMVQSNNIEVYGMIAVRDYLDFSRNYIFHCSRENAQAIDPKGGYLCLRNPARGILASRCLIEIDIKAKAKVADEDLNIVSGCLEACAQFDPWRLNHVDDINGKITLETCVVPRGMEATIDLDFVEVPADGFLVHMRGNTVLSQGSYSFIDEHCRDTVGFIPSSGKHIQKFVAAVDLGDTLRIDFMEEGQDALSFVASKHGEEEQMYRFSNGASVLVRVVWSTILGVDDY; from the exons atGGAGGAGCTGCGTCGGGCGCCGTCCCCGTCGCCGTCCATGGAGGAGCTGCGTCGGGCGCCGTCCTCGTCCATGGAGGAGCTGCGTCGGCCCCCGGAGTTCGACCACATGTTCACGGACGAGGCGTGGGCCAGGATGAGCGAGGACACGCGGCGCCGGATCGTCGCGATCTCGTGCCGGGTGGAACCAGAGCCCACCCAAGAGGAATTGGAGGCGGAGCGAGAGGACTGGGAGGCGGTGTTGCAAGGGCGGCATTACGCTGACGAATGcgcagatgatgatgaggacggcaAGACCATGCCGAAGACGACGACGGAGCAGACCGTGGACACCCGGCCGCTGAACCACCATATCTCCAAACAAACATTGTCCAGGGATATACGGAAATCAAAGGCTTTTCGGTGGTATGGAGACCACCAGCTACACCTCCTACACGGTCCCTCACCAC CTGTGCCTGGTCCGATGAGATAcgcatcatgtgaatttggtggtGATGATAGATGCCCACACAACCCTGTCCCTATGCTACAGTTCCTCGATGTTATGGTCGAGCTGTATACTAAATCTTACTGTTTCACCAAGTTTATGCGTGACAATATGGTACAATCGAATAATATCGAGGTCTATGGCATGATCGCAGTAAGGGATTACCTGGATTTCTCGCGCAACTACATTTTTCATTGCTCTAGAGAGAATGCACAAGCAATTGACCCA AAAGGTGGCTATTTATGCCTGAGGAATCCTGCAAGAGGAATACTCGCATCACGCTGCTTGATCGAAATTGATATAAAGGCCAAGGCCAAGGTGGCTGATGAAGACTTGAATATTGTTTCTGGTTGCCTGGAAGCATGTGCACAGTTTGACCCGTGGAGACTGAACCATGTCGATGATATCAACGGCAAGATTACACTGGAAACATGTGTTGTTCCTAGAGGCATGGAGGCTACTATAGACCTGGATTTTGTGGAGGTGCCTGCAGATGGCTTTCTTGTGCACATGCGTGGCAACACTGTCCTTTCCCAAGGATCCTACTCCTTCATTGATGAGCACTGCCGTGACACAGTTGGTTTTATACCATCCAGCGGGAAGCACATTCAAAAATTCGTTGCAGCCGTGGATCTTGGGGACACGCTGCGGATAGATTTCATGGAGGAGGGCCAAGACGCGCTTTCGTTTGTGGCGTCCAAGCATGGCGAAGAGGAGCAAATGTATCGGTTTAGCAATGGAGCATCGGTCTTGGTGCGAGTTGTGTGGTCAACCATATTAGGTGTAGACGACTACTAA
- the LOC123440241 gene encoding uncharacterized protein LOC123440241 isoform X2: MEELRRAPSSSMEELRRPPEFDHMFTDEAWARMSEDTRRRIVAISCRVEPEPTQEELEAEREDWEAVLQGRHYADECADDDEDGKTMPKTTTEQTVDTRPLNHHISKQTLSRDIRKSKAFRWYGDHQLHLLHGPSPPVPGPMRYASCEFGGDDRCPHNPVPMLQFLDVMVELYTKSYCFTKFMRDNMVQSNNIEVYGMIAVRDYLDFSRNYIFHCSRENAQAIDPKGGYLCLRNPARGILASRCLIEIDIKAKAKVADEDLNIVSGCLEACAQFDPWRLNHVDDINGKITLETCVVPRGMEATIDLDFVEVPADGFLVHMRGNTVLSQGSYSFIDEHCRDTVGFIPSSGKHIQKFVAAVDLGDTLRIDFMEEGQDALSFVASKHGEEEQMYRFSNGASVLVRVVWSTILGVDDY; this comes from the exons ATGGAGGAGCTGCGTCGGGCGCCGTCCTCGTCCATGGAGGAGCTGCGTCGGCCCCCGGAGTTCGACCACATGTTCACGGACGAGGCGTGGGCCAGGATGAGCGAGGACACGCGGCGCCGGATCGTCGCGATCTCGTGCCGGGTGGAACCAGAGCCCACCCAAGAGGAATTGGAGGCGGAGCGAGAGGACTGGGAGGCGGTGTTGCAAGGGCGGCATTACGCTGACGAATGcgcagatgatgatgaggacggcaAGACCATGCCGAAGACGACGACGGAGCAGACCGTGGACACCCGGCCGCTGAACCACCATATCTCCAAACAAACATTGTCCAGGGATATACGGAAATCAAAGGCTTTTCGGTGGTATGGAGACCACCAGCTACACCTCCTACACGGTCCCTCACCAC CTGTGCCTGGTCCGATGAGATAcgcatcatgtgaatttggtggtGATGATAGATGCCCACACAACCCTGTCCCTATGCTACAGTTCCTCGATGTTATGGTCGAGCTGTATACTAAATCTTACTGTTTCACCAAGTTTATGCGTGACAATATGGTACAATCGAATAATATCGAGGTCTATGGCATGATCGCAGTAAGGGATTACCTGGATTTCTCGCGCAACTACATTTTTCATTGCTCTAGAGAGAATGCACAAGCAATTGACCCA AAAGGTGGCTATTTATGCCTGAGGAATCCTGCAAGAGGAATACTCGCATCACGCTGCTTGATCGAAATTGATATAAAGGCCAAGGCCAAGGTGGCTGATGAAGACTTGAATATTGTTTCTGGTTGCCTGGAAGCATGTGCACAGTTTGACCCGTGGAGACTGAACCATGTCGATGATATCAACGGCAAGATTACACTGGAAACATGTGTTGTTCCTAGAGGCATGGAGGCTACTATAGACCTGGATTTTGTGGAGGTGCCTGCAGATGGCTTTCTTGTGCACATGCGTGGCAACACTGTCCTTTCCCAAGGATCCTACTCCTTCATTGATGAGCACTGCCGTGACACAGTTGGTTTTATACCATCCAGCGGGAAGCACATTCAAAAATTCGTTGCAGCCGTGGATCTTGGGGACACGCTGCGGATAGATTTCATGGAGGAGGGCCAAGACGCGCTTTCGTTTGTGGCGTCCAAGCATGGCGAAGAGGAGCAAATGTATCGGTTTAGCAATGGAGCATCGGTCTTGGTGCGAGTTGTGTGGTCAACCATATTAGGTGTAGACGACTACTAA
- the LOC123441896 gene encoding LOW QUALITY PROTEIN: kelch-like protein 25 (The sequence of the model RefSeq protein was modified relative to this genomic sequence to represent the inferred CDS: deleted 1 base in 1 codon), with product MAAHTPKGVCAAGEGNVMAPRTRGGHHEQKTATACARRGSRATARDSGSAPQQEGARGVGLSAATAGGHRPANHGQRRARAAWGFWPPRPAATARPTTAKGERVGRKRPRRAGKKGEREMRGRSRCRRRRPELRLISRTGWVTCSQSMSFFIVDGRTDADFEGPIESLGRPWRIFVDPDAVREVLDFAEDFHWEMERRDREAILQGQHYAESDGCSTSCNVLLFDQPCSSDKVKYQRGENDMLLEKFVELSGTVKNLNSQTDSLFLDDRVNQLIKQCPRSDVIYLVGGLDDISCPSSLGFSCFSPSLDILIPVKSMPDERLFNATVALDNRIFVLGGADHPYASCIDTGAASFYVYLPKSSLVAVSALIYAFNLYLEVCCYDTTCDDWTLCPPMTCEKANLAGVSLCGKIYAFGGGDGSESFLDVEVFDPAYGKWIKNQPMLKKRSALAGVELNGAIYAVGGYSPIGNLSCAERLDPREPYWKMLPGMSMQRSFHTLAVLDEKIYSIGGYNPEAGAGVATVELYDPRMPSWVAVEPMKYPKACHSSAVECYSEGRGWVNTAIKSIGRRSHCSAIAY from the exons ATGGCGGCGCACACACCGAAAGGAGTATGTGCAGCCGGCGAGGGGAACGTCATGGCTCCGAGGACAAGAGGCGGCCACCATGAACAGAAAACGGCCACGGCATGCGCTCGGCGGGGCTCGAGGGCCACCGCCCGAGATAGTGGCTCGGCCCCGCAGCAGGAGGGCGCGCGCGGCGTGGGGCTTTCGGCCGCCACGGCCGGCGGCCACCGCCCGGCCAACCACGGCCAGAGGAGAGCGCGCGCGGCGTGGGGCTTTTGGCCGCCAAGGCCGGCGGCTACCGCCCGGCCAACCACGGCCAAAGGAGAGCGCGTAGGGCGAAAGAGGCCGAGGCGAGCAGGCAAGAAGGGCGAGCGCGAGATGCGCGGCCGCTCTCGTTGCCGACGCCGGCGACCGGAGCTGCGGCTCATCTCGCGAACGGGGTGGGTGACATGCTCG CAAAGTATGTCATTTTTCATTGTTGACGGACGGACGGATGCAGATTTTGAGGGCCCAATCGAGTCGCTTGGCCGGCCTTGGAGGATCTTCGTCGATCCTGATGCTGTTCGCGAGGTCTTGGACTTCGCAGAAGATTTTCACTGGGAAATGGAGCGACGTGACAGAGAAGCGATACTGCAAGGGCAGCATTACGCTGAAAGTGATGGCTGCAGCACCTCTTGCAATGTGCTTCTATTCGACCAG CCTTGCTCCAGCGACAAAGTCAAATACCAACGTGGAGAAAACGACATGTTACTGGAAAAATTTGTTGAGCTGAGTGGCACTGTGAAGAACTTGAATTCTCAAACAGACTCTTTATTCCTAGATGATCGAGTAAACCAGTTGATTAAACAGTGTCCGCGTTCAGACGTCATTTATCTTGTTGGTGGTCTGGATGACATATCTTGTCCATCGTCGCTAGGTTTCTCGTGCTTTTCACCCTCCCTGGACATACTAATCCCTGTGAAATCAATGCCTGATGAAAGGCTTTTTAACGCTACTGTTGCCTTAGACAACAGAATATTTGTTCTGGGCGGTGCTGATCATCCTTATGCAAGCTGCATTGATACAGGTGCTGCT AGTTTTTATGTTTACCTTCCCAAAAGCTCTCTGGTTGCCGTTTCTGCCCTAATATATGCTTTTAATCTTTATCTTGAAGTTTGCTGTTATGACACAACCTGTGATGATTGGACCCTATGCCCTCCAATGACCTGTGAAAAGGCAAACCTTGCCGGAGTTAGCTTGTGTGGGAAAATTTATGCATTTGGTGGTGGAGATGGTTCTGAATCTTTTCTTGACGTTGAGGTGTTTGATCCTGCATATGGGAAGTGGATAAAGAATCAGCCTATGCTGAAAAAG CGCTCTGCTCTAGCTGGTGTTGAACTCAATGGTGCGATTTATGCAGTTGGTGGCTATTCTCCTATTGGAAATTTGAG CTGCGCTGAGAGACTTGATCCTAGGGAACCTTACTGGAAAATGCTCCCAGGGATGAGTATGCAAAGAAGCTTCCATACACTGGCAGTTCTTGATGAAAAGAT ATACTCGATTGGTGGTTACAATCCTGAGGCTGGAGCAGGGGTGGCCACGGTTGAGCTGTACGACCCAAGGATGCCATCATGGGTGGCAGTCGAACCGATGAAATATCCCAAAGCGTGTCATTCTTCAGCC GTAGAGTGCTACAGTGAAGGGCGTGGTTGGGTGAATACAGCGATCAAGTCAATCGGCAGGAGAAGCCATTGTTCTGCCATTGCCTACTGA